TAAAAAAAATACTCTTAGTGGTTTTTTCATTTTCATCTTTAACATATATCTGTTAGTTTATTTTTGAGTTTAAGCTCAAAAAATTTATCTAACTTAAGATATTGGAAAAATTACAGATTTGAAAATGAAAAAGGGATAAGATATTTAAATCTTACCCCCGGAAATGATGAATGTAGCTTCCAGACAATATTAAAACTTTAAAGTATCTGGCAAGTATTTAGCTGCCAAATCTTCATAATATGGTCTAAGTTCTTTTACATTTGGTGGTGTAGGTGCTTTCGAATACAAATCGTAAGGATTGAATGCTTGCACCCACTTAAACATTTTTCTATCGTGATCATTCATTAAATGATCGTAAGCACCTTCGCGATGTTGCGAATAGAAAGAATGATAACGCATCATATATAATGCAGGTTCCGGCATATGGTCTTTCATGATGTGGTATAAATATTCATCGTGTCCCCAAGACATATGAACATTATCTAAACCACAATTAGCCTCATACACACCGTATTTTGTATTGTATTTTTCGTCTTTCGAATCAGGGTTTTCATCAAAAAACTCAGGGTAAACTATCTTATCTGAGAATTTGCATCCTACTGGAAAAGTATCTCCAACAACTGCCCATTGCTCTTCTCCGAAAAGACATAATACTTTCCCTAAATCGTGAAGAAAACCAGTTAAAACAAACCAATCTGGATGACCATCTGCTCTTATGGCTTCTGATGTTTGCAATAAATGCTGTGTTTGATCTAGATCAATATCCGGATCTGAATCATCTACTAGAGTATTTAAAAATTCTACAGCATCCCAAAGAGTCATTTCTTTTTTATCAAACTTAAGATACTCTTCTTTTTTCTTTTGAACAAAATCGTAGGTTTGATAATGATGATTTACTCTATAAAATTCTTTTACTGTATCTCTTGCAGGATCATCATAATTACGATACTCATCTTTTGCTTTATGTCCATTCTCTGGGTAACGCTCTAACAAGTCCTCTTCCCAGAGTTCTTCAATATCAAGATTATGCTTTTCTTTTTCCATATTTTATTAGTTTAAGCTGATAAATTAATCATTTTTCTCTAAAATTCATTGTCCTAACCAAATATAAATTGCAATAGTGAGCAAAACCAAAATTATGCCCATCAGTTTTGCATACTTCCATTCGTGCAAATCCATTACTCCAATGTCTGATGGTTTAAATGTATTTGTATTCGGATAAAACTGAGACACAACAAACATTATAATCATATTCAGTACAAATTCGATTCCCCATAGATGCACAAAATGAATATCTACCTGAAA
This window of the Chondrinema litorale genome carries:
- a CDS encoding inositol oxygenase family protein, with product MEKEKHNLDIEELWEEDLLERYPENGHKAKDEYRNYDDPARDTVKEFYRVNHHYQTYDFVQKKKEEYLKFDKKEMTLWDAVEFLNTLVDDSDPDIDLDQTQHLLQTSEAIRADGHPDWFVLTGFLHDLGKVLCLFGEEQWAVVGDTFPVGCKFSDKIVYPEFFDENPDSKDEKYNTKYGVYEANCGLDNVHMSWGHDEYLYHIMKDHMPEPALYMMRYHSFYSQHREGAYDHLMNDHDRKMFKWVQAFNPYDLYSKAPTPPNVKELRPYYEDLAAKYLPDTLKF